Proteins co-encoded in one Ponticoccus alexandrii genomic window:
- a CDS encoding vWA domain-containing protein, with protein MPEYVPLEMPETPRLAQNIIHFARALRRAGLPVGPGRVIEAVRAVEAAGFTDRMDFYWTLHACFVNRPEHRVVFAQVFRLYWRDPRFLEHMMSLMLPAIRGVQEEKRAAAAEKRAAQALLGDQMPDLPQPEDSEGGTQIEIDASMTMSAEEKLRSLDFEQMSTEEIAQAKRMLARLTLPVKPILSRRRMAAPLLGHRLDRQKTLRAAMRQGGEIRALARAKQRPRWPNLVVLCDISGSMSQYSRMVLHFLHAVANEKGAGWAKVHAFTFGTRLTNISRHLATRDVDAALKAAGAEAQDWEGGTRIGQCLHAFNRDWSRRVMGQGAVVLLITDGLDRDDANALEKEMERLHLSARRLIWLNPLLRWDGFAPRATGIRAMLPHVDSFRAGHSIASLEDLAQAISRPDDAGEKARLMALL; from the coding sequence ATGCCTGAATACGTGCCGCTGGAGATGCCGGAGACCCCCCGGCTGGCGCAGAACATCATCCATTTCGCCCGGGCGCTGCGGCGTGCGGGATTGCCGGTCGGGCCGGGGCGGGTGATCGAGGCGGTGCGCGCGGTCGAAGCGGCGGGATTCACCGACCGGATGGATTTCTACTGGACGCTGCACGCCTGTTTCGTGAACCGGCCCGAGCATCGGGTGGTTTTCGCGCAGGTCTTTCGACTGTACTGGCGCGATCCGCGGTTTCTCGAGCACATGATGAGCCTGATGCTTCCCGCCATCCGGGGTGTGCAGGAGGAAAAGCGCGCGGCGGCGGCAGAAAAGCGGGCGGCGCAGGCGCTGCTGGGCGACCAGATGCCCGATCTGCCGCAGCCCGAGGACAGCGAGGGCGGCACGCAGATCGAGATCGACGCCTCGATGACCATGTCCGCCGAGGAAAAGCTGCGCTCTCTCGACTTCGAGCAGATGTCGACAGAGGAGATCGCGCAGGCCAAGCGGATGCTGGCGCGGCTGACACTGCCGGTGAAGCCGATCCTGTCGCGCCGCCGCATGGCGGCCCCGCTGCTGGGCCATCGGCTGGACCGGCAGAAGACGCTGCGCGCCGCCATGCGGCAGGGCGGCGAGATCCGCGCCCTTGCCCGCGCAAAGCAGCGACCGCGCTGGCCCAATCTGGTGGTGCTCTGCGACATCTCGGGTTCCATGAGCCAGTACAGCCGCATGGTGCTGCATTTCCTGCATGCGGTCGCCAACGAGAAGGGCGCGGGCTGGGCAAAGGTCCATGCCTTCACCTTCGGCACCCGGCTGACCAATATCTCGCGCCATCTGGCCACGCGCGACGTGGACGCGGCGCTGAAGGCCGCCGGGGCCGAAGCGCAGGACTGGGAGGGCGGCACCCGCATCGGCCAGTGCCTGCACGCCTTCAACCGCGACTGGTCGCGCCGCGTCATGGGGCAGGGTGCCGTCGTCCTGCTGATCACCGACGGACTGGATCGTGACGATGCCAACGCGCTGGAGAAAGAGATGGAGCGGCTGCATCTTTCCGCCCGGCGGCTGATCTGGCTGAATCCGCTGCTGCGCTGGGATGGGTTCGCGCCCAGGGCCACGGGCATTCGCGCTATGCTGCCCCATGTGGACAGCTTTCGCGCCGGGCATTCAATCGCCTCGCTGGAGGATCTGGCGCAGGCGATCTCCCGTCCGGACGATGCCGGGGAAAAGGCCCGGCTGATGGCCTTGCTGTGA